The region CCACAGAAGATATTGCTCCACACGGGACAGGTGaacggcttctccccagtgtggatgcagaaactcagcagcaggTGATACGACTGGGTGAAGCCCTTCCCGTACACGGAGCAGGAAAACGGTTTCTCCCTGGTGTGCATCCGCTGGTGCAGCAGCAGGTGGTGTGACTGAGTGATGCCCTGCCCACACACGGGACAGATGAACGGGTTCTTGCTGTTGTGGACCCACTGTGGACCCAGGAGGTGGTGTAACTGAGTGCAGGTGAACAGCCGCTGCCCGGTGTGCAAACGCCAATAATCTCCAGCGCAAATGGCGAAGGGAAaccattcccacactccccacatttccacggtttctccatggtGCAGGTGCCCTCGTCTGTCTCAGACCTTAACAATCTGTTGAAAACTTGCTCACGCTTACAGCATGTGTGTGGT is a window of Chiloscyllium plagiosum isolate BGI_BamShark_2017 unplaced genomic scaffold, ASM401019v2 scaf_68569, whole genome shotgun sequence DNA encoding:
- the LOC122546577 gene encoding zinc finger protein 239-like, translated to MWGVWEWFPFAICAGDYWRLHTGQRLFTCTQLHHLLGPQWVHNSKNPFICPVCGQGITQSHHLLLHQRMHTREKPFSCSVYGKGFTQSYHLLLSFCIHTGEKPFTCPVWSNIFCGSFTLRKHQRIHTKERPFTCPVCGKGFTQSYNLWRHQQLH